The genomic region AAGGCTCTTTGTAAGGGGTAAATTTCATTCCCAGTATTTAATGAAAGCTTGCTTATGattttcccaaaaaaaaatcatgagaATGCTAATAGCTAAACAACATCAAGATATATTAAATGTTGTCCTGAACAGAAGACAATTGAGAGCAATTGGAGGTGACATATGGGTTGTTATTGAGTTATTTCGGATAGGATCAATGACTGCCACGTGTTGGCCCAATTGAGAAACACACGGCCATTTCATTCAATTGAAACTTctgataatttattttggtAGAAATGGGCATAactttttaatcatttttccctttcttccgTTTCTTTGGCCTTTCTTATTTTgctttcttcattctttggCTTTTAGATTTTTTGCTTCTCCCCTCGATTTCTCCATCCtcccttttcttttacttttcccattcctttcatctttttgtcttcttttttcattgcttttttcgttttttacttttttttggCTTCCTTAAATTGTTTTggtgtttttttctttgatttgtttAGTCTTTGATTTGTTCAACCATTGTTcttcttggtttttttttttacttttttttggttttgatttgtGATAtgtattcttttctctttttttttcttttttgcattTCGGTTTGGCTGTTGTATGAATATGTCTTGGTTTTGTGACTTCcattttttcttctgtttTGATCTGTGGTTTTTGTGTTGCTTTGGTTTGATTGTGTTAATTTGCtttatgttttagtttttcaagttgtattttgttttcatgtactcatggtttgatttttctttcttgcaaGTTCTTTTGTTCGACTTCTGTTTCACtgttatttttcaaatttgatttttcttttatttattctcttttagtttttatttatgtctTCTCAGTCGATGCTTTTGTTTTCAAGTTTTTAAGTTGTGCAtgtaatgttttttttatttgcctGTTATTAGAAAATTATGTGTcctgcctttttcttttgttgttgttCTATTATTGGTTTCATTCTCGCTTTTGCACCTTTTGCAGCTGACGGTTTTTGTCTTCTTAGATATTGCTGTTTCATTTCCTTGgcttttgttggttttttgtGTTATTAgcttacattttttttagcaTATCTATTTTTCTGATTGTCATGGTTTTTATGTTTCTTCTCATTCCATCTGTCAATGAGTTTGCTGATTCCTTAGCCAAGTTCGGAGTAGGAAGAGAGCAGGATATGATGGTTGTGCTTTGTGATAACTAAGAATGACTTGTCCAGGTACATGGTTAAGATTTTGCTCTGTTGCTGATTCCTGAAGTGGCtgcttttatttggtttttgattttttttttttgtttgttggtTTGCGTTGACGGGCGATTCTCTTTGTGTGATTTTGTCTTTGTCTTTTGAGGGCTGTCTGATGGTCCTCCTTTGGTTTTGGTGGCTTTGTTGAGGTTTTGATTTGTTTGTGGGTTCATTGGTGTCCTGctggtatttttttttgggtggaTTTATGGATCTGCAGGTGGTTGTTTTCACGCCATTTAATGGGCTGCTTGCTGTGGTTTTCTCTTGGTTTTGTGGCCTTTGAGAATGTTGATTTTCGCATAATTATTATAAGTTAAGAACAAAAAGgagaatgaaaattgaaaggGATTATAGTGAGCATTAAggaggagaaagagaaaataaaagaaaggaaggagAGCTACTGTGTCGTGGTGCAAGAAGAAGACCAGACATATGCTGCATGGTGATAGAGCAGCTGTGGTTAAGGAGAGAAATTCATAATATGGACTAGCATGGCGATGTTACAAATGGAAGAAAGGATATTTAGGTTTAGGGTGCTCAATTTCCAATTACACTTCTAAACAAGCTTTATACGAGTATTTAATGGAATCAAGTCTAAGTTTATCTATGTTTGAACTTTATTAAaatgaattctagaattttgtTCAGGTTTGTGTGTTTATCTGGTTAAACgaatataaattagtttaactTAAATCTCTTCAAAAACTATCTGTCTAATGTATTGATTCACTTACATTATTATCTATAcagattttaaatattaataattaaccAAATACTAACAATTATATCAAAGTAAACTAGATATTAACAAATCTAATTTCAGAGATATAAAACAAAGTACCATTACAACTTACAAATGAAAATTGAGctgaatatatatattcttcttCTGTAATTACATCACATGAACTGCAAAGGCTTAATTACATTATCACACAGCAGCGACTCGGGCGAGGTGGTGGTGGACCATGGGGACGTTGAGGATGTGGACCATGGTGTTGATGAGGCCCAAACGGTGGTGCATACGGCTGCGGCGGCCCTGAGTGTGGATGATGCGGTCCATGTGGTGGCCCCGGGTGTGGGTGGTGTGGAGGATGTTGCATATCTTCTTGCACTTACCTACTTAGCTCTTTCTCTTCCCTTCTTATACTTTGATGTGCAGCAAACTGTTCGAGAGAACTAACGAACATATATTGTTCACTGCcgaatatatatacatgaaaagacaaaaatgaaTCACGTTCTGGTTTTTCTATTTAAGATATTTATTTGTTGGTTTCTAATGTATATTTATGGTTATGACTCTCAATTGATTTAAGGCCAAAgagaatttttgtaattttgttaATGAAAAAGGATAAGCCCATCTGTCTCAATTCTCATCATCTTCTCCCTGTAAAAGTTTCATCACCGTCCGCGTCGTTGCTCAAGTTTAAACGTGATCCTTAATGGCCCACATGCTGATAAGATAAGCTGGagcttttgactttttctctCGTATGGGACACACTTGCTAGAAACAACATGCAACACACGAGCTGAATTGCAATACGAGAAACAATCTAGGTTGCTATCAACATTATGATTCcttctaaattttaatatgcAGCATCTAATATACAAATTTTGTCACATTGTTAATGGGATTGATTTCATTAGAAGTCTGTTAAAAATACATTTGACagcaatttaatttaaatgatgaaaaaattttcagataactatattttcaaacaatttttgatggaaagtttcatttgaattaaatatacaaaagaattggaatatatttttttaaaaatttgcaaaaaaatttttttatgaaattttcaatgaaactTTAGAAAATTTGAACAGAAATTTTGAATATGGTAAAGAACATGTTGACATCAGaccaaaatttatttgaatacttgtataaaatgaagagaaaaatgacaaacCATTTGGTTCGGTACTTAAATTTTTGGATTAGTGATTAATACAAGAGAAACAAttctcttctttattttcctttatttatgTATCCACAGATGCCAAGATTCAACTTATAATTTTTAGGATATCGAAAGTGGATGGCTATAATTTGTTAAGCAGCACCGGATATATCAATAGAGCCTGAAAATTTCACATATTGAATGGATACGAGAAGAATGCATTGTGCTGAacggatatatatatatttgacaCTTCAGAagaggagaattggttaagggaACGGGGCCTGAAATCTCAGTTAAATGAATAATTAAACTGATCAAGATTGAAAGTTATGGCTTCGTTTCTAATTAATTGCAATCCTctgcttttaattttatagaaAGTAAATGTTGATATCACATACTTTGTAAAATACtttctaatattttacttaatctCCCTGGGCCTGTATCAGATACAAGTGCAACCGATGGAATTAAGAAGCTCAAATTATAAGGTTAAATTAAGAAGCTCAAATTAATTTGTAACatgcttttataattttatcagaTATATCGAAGCAAAATGGAAAAGAACCCCACGGCTCCAGAAAAGAATGTTATGGAATATAAGCAGAGCAAATCTTGTACATATACGGTATTAGTCCATATACGTTTATTTGATTAACATAGCATAACACCCCGTACAAATTAAGATCAGGATTTCACTTTTCACTACTACAAAACATACATGATATAGCAAACCAGCATTTTATTTTAGTAGAACGATAGCATTTGTGCATGCTTAGCAACGTCCGCCATGGCCGCCATGCGAGCCACCACCATGGTGACCAGGACCGCCTGCTGGAGGACCATGGTGACCCGGACCACCTGCTGGAGGTCCATGCTGACCCGGACCACCTGCTGGAGGTCCATGGCCCCCCTCCGGGCCACAACCATGACCAGGACCGCCTGCTGGAGGTCCATGTTGGCCCGGACCACCTGGAGGAGGTCCATGCTGACCGGGACCACCTGCTGGAGGTCCATGGTGTCCACCGTGGTCGCCGCCCGGGCCACCTACTGGATGTCCATCATGGCCTGGTGGAGGTCCTTGGGGACAGGGAGGAGGCGGAGCCTGATGCTGATGAATCCCTGGTGGTGGAGGTCCGTGAGGATGATCGTGCATCTTATCTGCTGTTGTAGTTGGTATCGTTCTCTGCTTTGCTTCTTGCTGGTGCGGTGAAACGGTTTGAGAGGACTATTGGATTTATAGTAGTGCGGTCCttgttttcattattttttggcCAGAATGGTCCCAGACTTGCAGATAAGGTTATTACCATGAGAACTTTGGTCGGAGGTTGTTTAATGCATACCTTACACGTTGTTGACGTGACCATTTGTTGGGATATTTCCATTGGTATGTGGTTGTTATTCTCCATTGACATGATGAGGCCAACAACCTTATCTTTCTTAAGTTCTTTCTCAGAAAATGATTTTCAtctctaaaattttattaagaatatatTTACAGTGTTTCCATTTATTCagaaaataattaatccaTCATATTAAGCTGAATCTGAGTCTTTAATGCCAGCCCAAAATGTTTGTCTAGAGCTTTTTTTGCCCACTAATCACAAACCAATACAATGCGTCTAGGACAAGTATTCATGAAGTCGTAGCCTTGCAAGCCTGAGGAAACCGCTTAGCCCAAAAACAGCTCCTGTACATGAGCTTGAATCCCTCCAAATTAATTACTACGTGATTTTGTTTTGGCCAAGTGTTATATTCTATATGATATCAAATCCAGAAAACGTGCTagctaattaaaaaaaattgtgacaTTGTTGTCTTGATGTATAAACTCATGACACTAAGATATCAATATAAATAGGTAACCACGTGACTCACTTGATGAATTCACAGTAACCGGAGCTTCAATGTCATGTATTGTGCTTTTGTAGTTTATCAAAATAAGTTCAAGTATTGCCCAATGTGGGAGTTGAGTTAATTATAGCTTATTAAGGTTCGAGGAGTATGTACGTGGTCGGTGAGGCATATTCGACTTACCTGCCATGCCTTTTGCTCAAATAATTGAGCATTTCCACAGACCAAAATGGAATAATATTCAGCCCTAAATTAAAAGGATTGtcaaagaaaaccaaaattaCCAATTAAAAGCAATGAAACATCATAGTTCATGTATAGGACATGATCAtaacaaagcaaaaataaacatGCCCACAACGTAAATAACATAGAGCAATATTTATTACTGTAGTAGTAATACTTTTTTATTACATCATATTTACTCGTCACTTAAGTAAAAATAAGATCAGAAAATAGGACCCTAAACACCAACTGGTTAAAAGAGCACATCAGTGAGGTAGCACAAACTATTTAATCCTACGTACCGCTGGCTACATAATTTTACATATGCATTAAGCCAATATGATTAGCAGTGGAGGGATTATGGACGCGGTTTGTGTGGCTCAGCAGGACCTGGTGGAGGCGCTCTGGGACCTGGGCCAGGTGGAGGGGCATGAGGACGAGGAGGTTCAACATGCGGTGGACCTGGAGGCGGAGCATGGGGTGGTGGGTGGTGGGGATGGTGGGGGTCTGGTGGTGGAGGATTAtgcatctttttctttcaatattCTCCTATGCTGATTCTCTTTCAGATAGTGTGATGTGGCGTATACGAAGAGCTTGTGAATTTATAGTTGTAAATACCCCCAGGATCACTTAAGGTAACTTAAGCGAGAAGgtttttcatcttttacaaCTACAAGTCAGACCCGCGTTTG from Theobroma cacao cultivar B97-61/B2 chromosome 9, Criollo_cocoa_genome_V2, whole genome shotgun sequence harbors:
- the LOC18588901 gene encoding proline, histidine and glycine-rich protein 1; this encodes MHDHPHGPPPPGIHQHQAPPPPCPQGPPPGHDGHPVGGPGGDHGGHHGPPAGGPGQHGPPPGGPGQHGPPAGGPGHGCGPEGGHGPPAGGPGQHGPPAGGPGHHGPPAGGPGHHGGGSHGGHGGRC